The Trueperaceae bacterium genome window below encodes:
- a CDS encoding aminotransferase class III-fold pyridoxal phosphate-dependent enzyme, with the protein MSTDVTAVAGGNAAVLERLERHAPGLWHPRVAFVRGEGALLYDADGREYIDCLAGIGVASVGHGNQRLAAAVAEQAARLIVCPQNLGSDVRARFLEELFTFLRPPLERVFLSNSGAEANEAALKWARVATGRSRFVAMRRGFSGRTLGVLPLTWEPKYREPFERGEPTVTFVTLGDEDELAAAVTEETAAVVIEPIQGESGIRPAPESYLRLARELTRERGALLVLDEIQSGVGRTGTFLASEPSGVEPDVVTLAKGLAGGVPIGATVMTAAVAAAMPPGGHGTTFGGNPLSAAAGLAVLEEIRERDLMGRASRLGERLMAGLRALGDPRVVEVRGRGLMVGMELRTPVAPLVSALLEAGVVTTSGGSHTLRFLPPLVIEEAQVDEVVARVGWALAGLS; encoded by the coding sequence ATGTCCACTGACGTGACGGCGGTCGCGGGAGGGAACGCCGCGGTCCTCGAGAGGCTGGAGCGCCACGCCCCCGGCCTGTGGCACCCTCGGGTCGCGTTCGTGCGCGGCGAAGGCGCGCTGCTCTACGACGCCGACGGCAGGGAGTACATCGACTGCCTGGCCGGCATCGGCGTCGCCAGCGTCGGCCACGGCAACCAGAGGCTGGCCGCGGCAGTCGCGGAGCAGGCGGCCCGCCTGATCGTCTGCCCCCAGAACCTCGGCAGCGACGTGCGCGCGCGCTTCCTCGAAGAGCTGTTCACGTTCCTGCGCCCGCCCCTCGAGCGCGTCTTCCTGTCGAACTCCGGCGCCGAGGCCAACGAGGCGGCGCTGAAGTGGGCGCGCGTCGCCACGGGCCGCTCGCGCTTCGTGGCCATGAGGCGCGGCTTCTCCGGCCGCACGTTGGGCGTGCTGCCCCTCACCTGGGAGCCCAAGTACCGCGAGCCGTTCGAGCGCGGCGAGCCCACCGTGACGTTCGTGACGCTCGGCGACGAGGACGAGCTGGCGGCGGCGGTCACCGAGGAGACGGCCGCCGTGGTCATCGAGCCCATCCAGGGCGAGAGCGGCATCCGGCCCGCGCCGGAGTCGTACCTGCGCCTGGCCCGCGAGCTGACCAGGGAGCGCGGCGCCCTCCTCGTGCTCGACGAGATCCAGAGCGGTGTCGGCCGCACCGGCACGTTCCTCGCCTCCGAGCCGTCCGGCGTGGAGCCCGACGTCGTCACGCTGGCCAAGGGCCTGGCCGGCGGCGTGCCGATCGGCGCGACGGTCATGACCGCCGCGGTGGCGGCGGCCATGCCGCCCGGCGGGCACGGCACGACCTTCGGCGGCAACCCGCTGTCGGCCGCGGCGGGCCTGGCCGTCCTCGAGGAGATCAGGGAGCGCGACCTCATGGGCCGCGCCTCCCGGCTGGGCGAGAGGCTGATGGCGGGCCTGCGCGCCCTCGGCGACCCCAGGGTCGTCGAGGTCCGCGGGCGCGGGCTGATGGTGGGGATGGAGCTCCGCACGCCGGTGGCGCCGCTGGTGTCGGCGCTCCTCGAGGCCGGGGTCGTCACGACGTCGGGCGGCAGCCACACCCTGCGCTTCCTGCCGCCGCTGGTGATCGAGGAGGCGCAGGTCGACGAGGTCGTGGCCCGCGTCGGCTGGGCGCTCGCGGGGCTGTCGTGA
- a CDS encoding 4a-hydroxytetrahydrobiopterin dehydratase, giving the protein MPQAMTDEEVREALAGLPGWSAGAAALTKELSFDGFSAAFAFLTRVALLAEKRGHHPDFHCSYSRVRLELRSHDAGGVTARDLELARAIEALLPSPARPGEA; this is encoded by the coding sequence ATGCCGCAGGCCATGACAGACGAAGAGGTGCGCGAGGCCCTGGCGGGGCTGCCCGGCTGGAGCGCCGGCGCGGCGGCCCTGACCAAGGAGCTCTCGTTCGACGGCTTCTCCGCGGCCTTCGCGTTCCTGACGCGCGTGGCCCTGCTCGCCGAGAAGCGGGGCCACCACCCCGACTTCCACTGCTCCTACTCCCGCGTGAGGCTCGAGCTGCGCAGCCACGACGCCGGCGGGGTCACGGCGCGCGACCTCGAGCTGGCCCGGGCGATCGAGGCCCTGCTGCCTTCTCCGGCGAGGCCCGGCGAGGCCTAG
- a CDS encoding SagB/ThcOx family dehydrogenase, with translation MSSRKPRSIGAEFQSQTKFRRGQLPAARGRVAPAFKVYANPKEIAKLPQPHLKGGTGVWTAMSSARGEAEGGRIKDAQLSQLLWAAAGFTMGGERVPASAQGVSSVEVYVLALQVRNLLAGVYHYDPREHSLAHLSVGDPLPALAEALLTDVDLTAQAALLCFTGVPDRHRAADGGRSYRYLYLDAGAAAQSVALAAGAMGLATRLLTDFYDDELAELLKVDGRDEHPLCLVAVGP, from the coding sequence GTGAGCAGCCGCAAGCCGCGCTCGATCGGCGCGGAGTTCCAGTCCCAGACCAAGTTCCGGCGCGGCCAGCTCCCCGCGGCGCGCGGCCGCGTCGCGCCCGCGTTCAAGGTCTACGCCAACCCCAAGGAGATCGCCAAGCTGCCGCAGCCGCACCTCAAGGGCGGCACCGGCGTGTGGACCGCGATGTCCTCGGCCCGCGGCGAGGCCGAGGGCGGACGCATCAAGGACGCGCAGCTCTCGCAGCTCCTGTGGGCGGCGGCCGGCTTCACGATGGGCGGCGAGCGCGTGCCGGCCAGCGCTCAGGGCGTCTCGTCGGTCGAGGTCTACGTCCTCGCGCTCCAGGTGCGCAACCTGCTCGCCGGCGTCTACCACTACGACCCGCGCGAGCACAGCCTGGCGCACCTCAGCGTCGGGGACCCGCTGCCGGCGCTGGCGGAGGCGCTCCTCACCGACGTCGACCTGACGGCGCAGGCGGCGCTGCTCTGCTTCACCGGCGTCCCTGACAGGCACCGGGCGGCCGACGGCGGGCGCAGCTACCGCTACCTCTACCTGGACGCCGGCGCGGCGGCGCAGAGCGTCGCGCTCGCCGCCGGCGCCATGGGCCTGGCCACGCGTCTGCTGACGGACTTCTACGACGACGAGCTCGCGGAGCTCCTGAAGGTCGACGGGCGCGACGAGCACCCGCTGTGCCTGGTGGCCGTCGGCCCGTGA
- a CDS encoding thioesterase family protein, whose amino-acid sequence MTTTNPPTDEAAALRTGPRDTVTVVRARFAESDQMGVVHHSVYPVWFEAGRVEWMRERGLSYREMEASGLSLAVSRLEVVYRSAVRFDDEVAVVSTMVDARSRRVAFDYRLHRLPGGELVATGRTEHVPTDRSGRAVRMPDRWLASLARAA is encoded by the coding sequence GTGACGACGACGAACCCCCCAACCGACGAGGCGGCAGCGCTGAGGACCGGCCCGCGGGACACCGTCACCGTGGTGCGCGCGCGCTTCGCCGAGAGCGACCAGATGGGCGTCGTCCACCACTCGGTCTACCCCGTCTGGTTCGAGGCCGGGCGCGTCGAGTGGATGCGCGAGCGCGGCCTCTCCTACCGCGAGATGGAGGCGTCGGGCCTCTCGCTCGCCGTGTCGCGGCTCGAGGTCGTCTACCGCAGCGCCGTCCGCTTCGACGACGAGGTGGCGGTGGTGTCCACCATGGTCGACGCGCGCAGCCGGCGCGTGGCCTTCGACTACAGGCTCCATAGGCTCCCGGGCGGCGAGCTCGTCGCCACGGGCAGGACCGAGCACGTGCCGACCGACAGGAGCGGGCGCGCCGTGCGCATGCCGGACAGGTGGCTAGCCAGCCTGGCGAGGGCGGCCTGA